Proteins encoded in a region of the Trypanosoma brucei gambiense DAL972 chromosome 11, complete sequence genome:
- a CDS encoding Golgi reassembly stacking protein (GRASP homologue), putative has translation MGQGKSDAKRPLKDIEGLQIVRVLPYSPSHSAGLIPFFDIITAVDGKQMEVDGESVEKFKYYVAGRRDETITLTVYNLYIHNYRDVHCVASSTWGGGGLLGCSVEWCQAEKCVERCWHVVDVIPGSPVAKCGEIKEGRDYIIGIQKADELVTALIKDEDDLYTRVELWRTAQSAALRRLQRNSFVPTGASREDRGLQTAGQLLLLVYDSVNIEVKEVLVDFGNDIYAPLGMNLATGLLHLIPSPPKSLADNGRVTGTVGISATSAGDDSSCSVNSSSNLPTVTAFVLATGGVLRIGKTAPTVLALPKPGATGSPNGPPPPFTSPVVTEMQAPQMLPEFPSRVHVPPQKYHAAANSTAFPKEIEGVHEQPPTPLFPMEGIPNGLHAPLPNPAGLFMNTVSPRKWQEDVAAVATIPAAEGNPSCATTSNDPPVPSYSAQQHTQQQFGLPFSQASYQQQPPPQIIRQSLLPDVTNMVDEQLPVSRVPPPLAFPIIKPATPSR, from the coding sequence ATGGGACAGGGGAAAAGCGACGCCAAGCGACCGTTGAAAGACATCGAAGGTTTGCAAATCGTTCGTGTGTTGCCGTACAGCCCCTCCCACTCCGCAGGACTAATCCCTTTCTTCGACATCATCACTGCCGTTGATGGGAAACAGATGGAAGTAGATGGTGAGTCGGTAGAAAAATTCAAGTATTACGTAGCCGGACGAAGGGATGAAACCATAACTTTAACCGTCTACAACTTGTACATACACAACTACCGCGATGTGCACTGTGTCGCAAGCAGTACATGGGGAGGTGGTGGGTTATTAGGCTGCAGCGTCGAGTGGTGTCAAGCAGAGAAGTGCGTGGAGCGCTGCTGGCATGTTGTTGACGTAATCCCCGGGAGTCCGGTGGCTAAATGTGGAGAAATTAAGGAAGGACGCGACTATATAATAGGAATTCAGAAGGCAGATGAACTCGTCACTGCGCTCATAAAAGACGAAGATGATCTGTATACAAGGGTGGAGCTTTGGCGTACCGCTCAGTCTGCGGCACTCCGGCGGTTACAACGTAATTCTTTTGTACCTACTGGCGCCTCACGGGAAGATAGAGGGTTACAAACGGCTGGGCAGTTACTCCTTCTTGTGTACGACTCGGTGAACATTGAGGTGAAGGAGGTGTTGGTAGATTTCGGGAACGATATATATGCTCCTTTAGGAATGAACCTTGCTACAGGTCTGCTGCACCTCATTCCCAGCCCACCTAAAAGTTTGGCTGATAACGGACGAGTAACTGGAACCGTAGGCATTTCTGCAACAAGCGCGGGGGATGACAGCAGCTGTTCCGTCAACAGCAGTAGCAACCTTCCGACGGTGACCGCATTTGTGCTGGCAACAGGAGGGGTGTTGCGCATAGGGAAAACAGCTCCGACCGTATTGGCACTCCCAAAACCGGGAGCCACCGGATCTCCGAACggaccaccaccaccattcACATCACCAGTTGTTACCGAAATGCAAGCTCCGCAGATGCTGCCTGAATTCCCGTCGCGGGTTCACGTACCGCCGCAAAAATATCACGCAGCGGCTAACAGTACCGCTTTCCCTAAGGAGATTGAGGGGGTTCATGAACAGCCTCCCACACCACTCTTTCCCATGGAAGGAATTCCCAACGGGCTCCATGCCCCCCTTCCCAACCCAGCCGGTTTGTTTATGAACACCGTCTCACCACGCAAATGGCAGGAAGATGTGGCAGCGGTCGCGACAATACCTGCAGCGGAGGGAAACCCATCATGTGCAACAACTTCAAATGATCCTCCGGTGCCTTCCTATTCGGCTCAGCAACATACACAACAACAGTTTGGACTACCCTTCAGTCAAGCAAGTTATCAGCagcaaccaccaccacaaatCATTAGACAGTCACTACTTCCTGACGTTACGAATATGGTTGATGAGCAACTGCCGGTTTCTAGAGTGCCACCGCCTCTGGCCTTCCCCATCATAAAGCCAGCCACACCATCTCGCTAA
- a CDS encoding succinyl-coA:3-ketoacid-coenzyme A transferase,mitochondrial precursor, putative: MLRRTNFFRIGLDKVMSLSSAVQDIKNGATLAVGGFGTGGMPHAIMQEIKKMGVRDLIIYSDGAGVDGYGIGVLFENKQINKMIVSYVGNNKIFARQYLEGDVELEFCPQGSLAERMRAGGAGIPAFYTPTAVGTVLQTGGQITKYDKNGGVLKESTPRETRFFGGRLYCLENAIKTDFSIVKAWKGDRCGNLVFRGTARNFNVPVGQCGQTVIAEVENLVENGDIDPDEVHLPGVYVDRVVVPERYQTLIEHRTVTRHDGAGNKPTKASTRGEEVRQRIARRAALEFANGMYVNLGIGIPTESSNYIPAGVNVVLQSENGLIGMGPFPTEDKVDADWINAGKQTISHLAGSALFDSATSFAMIRGGHMDLTMLGALEVAANGDLANFMIPGKLVKGPGGAMDLVSCGTRVVVTTTHCNKNGDPKIVERCRLPVTGKHCVCRIITEYAVFDVVDGRLVLKEIAEDTTVDQVKKLTGVGFDADNVITMPLAPLA; encoded by the coding sequence ATGCTCCGCCGAACAAATTTTTTCAGAATCGGGCTTGATAAGGTGATGTCGCTGTCAAGTGCGGTGCAGGATATAAAAAATGGTGCGACACTTGCCGTTGGTGGGTTTGGAACAGGCGGAATGCCGCATGCCATAATGCAAGAGATCAAAAAGATGGGCGTGCGAGACCTCATTATTTATAGTGACGGTGCCGGTGTTGACGGATACGGTATAGGGGTTCTCttcgaaaacaaacaaatcaacaAGATGATCGTAAGTTACGttggaaacaacaaaatctTCGCGAGGCAATACCTGGAAGGTGATGTGGAGCTGGAATTCTGCCCCCAAGGAAGTCTTGCTGAGCGCATGCGTGCAGGTGGTGCAGGCATCCCCGCATTTTACACCCCAACCGCCGTTGGTACAGTACTGCAAACTGGAGGGCAGATTACAAAGTACGATAAAAATGGAGGTGTCTTGAAGGAATCCACCCCACGCGAGACTCGCTTCTTTGGCGGCCGTCTCTACTGCTTGGAAAATGCAATTAAGACAGACTTTTCTATCGTCAAAGCGTGGAAGGGGGACCGCTGCGGCAACCTTGTCTTTCGCGGTACGGCACGCAACTTCAATGTTCCCGTGGGACAGTGTGGCCAAACTGTCATCGCGGAGGTGGAAAACCTCGTAGAGAACGGCGATATTGATCCCGATGAGGTTCACCTTCCGGGTGTATATGTTGATCGTGTTGTGGTTCCAGAACGGTACCAGACGTTGATTGAACACCGCACTGTGACAAGACATGACGGAGCGGGCAACAAACCAACCAAAGCATCCACACGTGGCGAGGAGGTGCGTCAGCGTATCGCCCGCCGTGCCGCCCTCGAATTTGCCAACGGAATGTACGTCAATCTCGGTATCGGCATCCCAACGGAGTCATCCAATTACATTCCTGCTGGCGTTAACGTTGTGCTGCAATCGGAAAATGGACTCATTGGCATGGGACCTTTTCCAACAGAGGATAAAGTGGATGCCGACTGGATCAATGCTGGTAAGCAAACCATTTCACATCTCGCGGGCTCCGCCCTCTTCGACAGCGCCACATCCTTTGCAATGATACGCGGTGGTCACATGGACCTTACGATGCTTGGCGCATTAGAGGTGGCTGCCAACGGTGATCTCGCTAACTTCATGATTCCTGGTAAACTCGTCAAGGGTCCTGGCGGTGCTATGGATCTTGTTTCATGTGGCACGCGTGTTGTTGTGACGACAACACACTGCAACAAGAATGGGGATCCCAAGATTGTCGAACGCTGCCGTCTTCCCGTTACGGGAAAACACTGCGTGTGCCGCATCATTACCGAATATGCTGTATTTGATGTCGTTGACGGTCGTTTGGTGCTGAAAGAAATTGCGGAAGATACAACTGTAGACCAGGTGAAGAAGCTGACAGGTGTTGGATTTGATGCAGATAATGTTATAACGATGCCATTGGCGCCCCTCGCGTAG
- a CDS encoding cell division cycle 45 (CDC45), putative encodes MADTLSPWDRINRFYHITRKPIHLFVAYHADAAAASLTLTSLLKACFIPFNLHPIAEYAEARDIIQRTSLAQDAELQVGDAAPVDELFLLIGLGASVALFSFFDLQRHIVLVLDSYRPFLLENLRACDSDRLVIWGQEKIHEEVDDFFRTQREQEKARRRRRRRRQMHRRRVRQHAEGDVEEDEVSDEASSSDDDDDDENDDEYGDDDEMTPSQSQERLDWLREDVPAHLERLYYAAECAGKSCALEMYDLAILLNRVKEPVLWHAALGVCDLFKRRLVDYGTYITDMRRIHNEVKLRKGIRHGLLDDLTNDTVNRYHKQVSSSNTMQLSSLEEDQLFLLRHLSLWNAMWLHPVVASLLSLHRVEEGLGTLRQLLARCGVSAKVAQQPWRELPDDVKKDSCQLVRNELKQLLRTRGSFIKNPIQIQCVARTTGYSVEVSTFDICTLFTALLSAAPPSTIYTTSKDETTMKETLREFRREQFWRAHDIIDADPNSPAFGAAVKEAQALHESVATATSALMQPGMMQSTKGIHYTQPADPTNTSTALETFGCPFRLGVLVERLLYTLTVERGLGKYTRDVRPVLLSCYIPRFIAAPEQEQQQQQHQQQQQQAEHSFIVVFAHEGPITAGLTPLIPVVRWNDCVTDTEEFLVPPLRDFVRRDAVVVEGRESTAHLAEMLHLHSLAGGR; translated from the coding sequence ATGGCTGATACACTTTCACCGTGGGATCGTATCAATCGTTTTTACCACATCACCCGTAAACCTATCCATCTCTTCGTCGCGTATCACGCTGATGCGGCTGCCGCCTCCCTCACCCTCACGTCCCTGCTAAAGGCGTGCTTCATTCCCTTCAACCTCCATCCTATCGCCGAGTATGCCGAGGCTCGGGATATTATTCAGCGCACGAGCCTCGCTCAGGATGCAGAGCTGCAGGTTGGCGATGCAGCACCCGTAGATGAATTATTTCTTCTCATTGGACTTGGTGCTTCAGTGGCGTTATTCTCTTTCTTCGACTTGCAGCGGCACATTGTTTTGGTTCTTGATTCATATCGGCCGTTTCTATTGGAAAATTTACGTGCATGCGACAGCGATCGATTGGTGATATGgggacaagaaaaaattcaCGAGGAAGTAGATGATTTCTTTCGTACTCAGCGTGAGCAAGAGAAGGCACGTCGCCGACGCCGCCGTAGACGCCAAATGCACCGTAGAAGAGTCCGTCAGCATGCTGAAGGGGATGTtgaggaagatgaagttAGCGATGAGGCAAGCAGTAGCGACGACGACGACGATGATGAGAATGACGACGagtatggtgatgatgatgagatGACTCCCTCGCAAAGTCAGGAGCGGCTCGACTGGTTGAGAGAAGATGTTCCCGCACATTTGGAACGACTGTATTATGCTGCGGAGTGTGCTGGGAAGAGCTGTGCGCTAGAGATGTACGATTTGGCGATACTGTTGAATCGTGTTAAGGAACCTGTGTTGTGGCATGCTGCATTGGGTGTATGTGACTTATTTAAGCGTCGTCTGGTGGATTATGGCACGTATATTACAGACATGCGTCGAATCCACAATGAAGTGAAGCTGCGCAAAGGCATCCGTCACGGGCTTCTTGACGACCTAACCAATGATACAGTCAACCGGTACCACAAACAGGTCTCATCTAGCAACACTATGCAGCTCTCTAGTTTAGAAGAAGATCAACTTTTCTTACTGCGACACCTTTCATTGTGGAACGCCATGTGGCTCCATCCCGTTGTTGCTAGTCTACTTTCCCTGCATCGCGTGGAAGAGGGTTTGGGAACCCTCCGCCAGCTGTTGGCTCGCTGCGGTGTGTCAGCCAAGGTTGCCCAACAACCATGGCGGGAGCTTCCAGACGATGTGAAAAAAGACTCATGCCAACTAGTACGTAACGAACTCAAGCAACTGCTGCGCACGCGGGGTAGTTTTATTAAAAACCCGATACAAATTCAATGCGTGGCGCGCACAACAGGTTACAGTGTTGAAGTATCTACGTTTGATATCTGCACACTGTTCACAGCATTGCTATCGGCCGCGCCACCAAGCACCATATACACCACGTCGAAGGATGAAACTACCATGAAGGAAACGTTGAGGGAGTTTCGCCGTGAACAATTCTGGCGCGCCCACGACATAATAGACGCTGACCCCAATTCTCCAGCATTTGGAGCAGCTGTAAAAGAGGCTCAGGCTCTACATGAGTCGGTGGCAACGGCTACAAGTGCACTAATGCAACCCGGAATGATGCAAAGCACCAAAGGGATTCATTATACACAACCTGCCGACCCGACGAACACATCGACCGCATTGGAGACTTTCGGTTGTCCATTTCGTCTCGGTGTATTAGTTGAGAGACTGCTCTACACCTTGACCGTTGAGCGCGGGCTTGGGAAGTACACACGTGATGTGCGGCCTGTACTCCTGTCATGTTACATTCCTCGGTTTATTGCTGCTCCAGagcaagaacaacaacaacagcaacatcagcagcaacaacaacaagcagAACATTCCTTTATTGTGGTGTTCGCTCACGAGGGTCCCATCACGGCTGGACTTACGCCACTTATTCCCGTTGTTCGTTGGAATGACTGCGTAACTGACACAGAAGAATTTCTTGTACCCCCGCTCCGGGATTTCGTTAGACGGGACGCAGTTGTTGTGGAGGGGCGAGAATCTACTGCACACTTAGCGGAGATGTTGCACCTTCACTCCCTCGCTGGTGGGCGCTGA
- a CDS encoding UDP-galactose 4-epimerase, putative produces the protein MRVLVCGGAGYIGSHFVRALLRDTNHSVVIVDSLVGTHGKSDHVETRENVARKLQQSDGPKPPWADRYAALEVGDVRNEDFLNGVFTRHGPIDAVVHMCAFLAVGESVRDPLKYYDNNVVGILRLLQAMLLHKCDKIIFSSSAAIFGNPTMGSVSTNAEPIDINAKKSPESPYGESKLIAERMIRDCAEAYGIKGICLRYFNACGAHEDGDIGEHYQGSTHLIPIILGRVMSDIAPDQRLTIHEDASTDKRMPIFGTDYPTPDGTCVRDYVHVCDLASAHILALDYVEKLGPNDKSKYFSVFNLGTSRGYSVREVIEVARKTTGHPIPVRECGRREGDPAYLVAASDKAREVLGWKPKYDTLEAIMETSWKFQRTHPNGYASQENGTPGGRTTKL, from the coding sequence ATGCGCGTTTTGGTTTGTGGAGGCGCAGGTTACATTGGAAGCCACTTCGTGCGGGCTCTTTTGCGCGACACGAACCACAGTGTTGTCATCGTTGACTCGCTTGTGGGGACGCATGGGAAAAGCGACCATGTGGAAACCAGGGAAAATGTAGCGCGAAAGTTGCAACAAAGTGATGGACCGAAGCCGCCGTGGGCGGATCGATACGCCGCACTGGAGGTGGGAGACGTGCGTAACGAAGACTTCCTTAACGGCGTTTTCACTCGCCATGGTCCTATCGATGCTGTTGTCCACATGTGTGCTTTCCTTGCCGTTGGTGAGAGTGTGAGAGATCCACTAAAGTATTATGACAACAATGTGGTTGGTATTCTAAGGTTGCTTCAAGCGATGTTGTTACACAAGTGCGACAAAATCATCTTCTCCAGTAGTGCCGCCATTTTTGGCAACCCAACAATGGGCTCCGTGTCCACAAACGCAGAACCCATCGATATTAACGCCAAAAAGAGCCCAGAAAGTCCATATGGCGAGTCAAAACTTATTGCGGAGAGGATGATAAGGGATTGCGCGGAAGCATACGGGATTAAAGGCATTTGCCTCCGTTACTTCAATGCCTGTGGAGCGCACGAGGATGGAGATATCGGTGAGCATTACCAAGGCTCCACGCATCTAATCCCTATAATCTTGGGTAGGGTAATGAGCGACATCGCACCGGATCAAAGATTAACAATTCACGAGGATGCGTCAACTGACAAGAGAATGCCCATATTTGGTACAGACTATCCTACACCCGACGGCACGTGTGTACGGGACTATGTTCACGTGTGTGATCTTGCGTCGGCTCACATATTAGCTCTTGATTACGTGGAGAAACTGGGACCGAATGACAAGTCCAAGTACTTCTCTGTGTTTAACCTTGGCACTTCGCGGGGGTACTCCGTGCGTGAGGTTATAGAAGTGGCGCGCAAGACTACTGGGCACCCGATTCCGGTGCGTGAGTGTGGCCGTCGGGAGGGGGACCCGGCGTATCTTGTGGCTGCCAGCGATAAGGCACGGGAGGTGCTGGGCTGGAAACCAAAATACGACACTCTCGAGGCCATCATGGAAACATCCTGGAAGTTTCAGCGCACTCACCCTAATGGGTACGCATCACAGGAAAATGGAACGCCGGGGGGAAGGACCACTAAGTTGTAA